Below is a genomic region from Osmerus mordax isolate fOsmMor3 chromosome 22, fOsmMor3.pri, whole genome shotgun sequence.
GTCCTGAGGCACCGGCTGATTGGGATCACTGAAGAGATAAGAGAGATAAGAGATAAGAGAATACAAGTAATCATGAAACTATTGTATATAACTTCAAACAAAAAGTCTGACATGAAAAGTCTTAAAAGTTAACTAAACATTGAATAGAAAGGAAATCAAGAATTGTGCAAATTCAGTGGAATAGAAAAagatttataaaaaaataaagaattaTTTTAAGCAGAAGTCAGTTTATGAAGTCATAAATGAAAAATATAAAATTGCCCATGAGACTTAGGTTTTCAGTGACAACTCATGGTGTTGGATGATGATGGCTTCATGGTTCAATGAGGCTAATGCATTTTCCTATCCTCACTTCGATGTCACATGTTATCAACTGATTCATAGGGAAAAATGTGCAAGAGAACAAAATGTCCTCTCAAGGCACCATCCCTTTTGAGATTCACTGTAACACAGTTCACTGTTCATCCTTGTAAGCTTCAGAGACACAGTATTGTATTGTTGCCTTGTGTTAGAAACAACTCGGCTCTCTCCAGTGAAACGGGCAGTGATTTCATGAACTTTCTAGGACTATGTAAGTAAAGTCAAGACTGCAACCTTGTAGCTGACACTGAGGACTGAGGAGGGGAATCTACGGCTGAATGCTGAATGGGAGGAGACTCATcgtgagtcatggcctgctcccAGGGTGCACCAGAGGACACGCCggcgcccccaccccccgcccccccgtgaGAAACgcagcctctccccagctgtGGTAAGCAGACGTGTTAAGGCTGTTTCATCGTGGCTCTGTCCATCATGgaagcaggaggggagaggtgccgAACAGTGAATCCCAGGGGAGTAGATGATCGTTCACTGCTTAATCCTGCATGACAGTATATCCTGCTGATGGGATACCGGTGAAGATTGTCATTCCACAATCCATGTGGAATCATAGAAGATCAAAGAATCTAAAGTAATTCATTTGTAAATAGGGATGATTGCATCAAAAACGCCCCTTTGATCCAATTACGCACAATTTCATACTTCCTTATTCAATGAAAAGTACTGTGTGTCAACCCACCAAAAAGGACCATATTTCTCCCTTGTTCATACCTGAACTGATTGCAACCCTGTTCCATTTATGAATAAGATGAAAAGTGTGGGGATGCATGGAAAATCCTTCAGTaagatgaaaaaaaagaatgtaTTACGTTTTTCATTAATTTAACTTTTACTTTATTATCCCGCTAGGAAATATTTTTGTTCTACCACAATTTAAAGCAATTTGATCCCTCTGTCCTAAGAGAACATTCTGTAGTCATATGTTGCATAATATGTGCATGCCATACTGTACGTGCATATGGTACAGTAATATGTTGGGAGACCGTACAGTTTAACTTAGGGCCGTATGCCTTGCAGTAACATATGTTTGAACAATATGTTTTTTCTTCTGTCACCAGATACTTGTCATAACGACAACGCTCCAGGCCTCCATGCTCATTGAGCTGATAAATACATTTCTGGCGTCTCGTGAGAATTGGAGGAGAGAATACCATACTGTGGTAAAACTATCAGCTTTCTCCAAGCTCCTGATCCCAGTGGTAGATACACTACTAAAGGAGGAGGCACACCTTTCTGAGAATTACAGATTTATGAAAGTCACAGTTATAAATATACCACAGCCTACCCAGCTCTGCTTATCGCCTGAGGGGGTGGCGCATATGCGAGCTCAGATGCTCACAAATGTATTCACGGctatctctccctgcctgacACAAAGCTGCTTTGCAGATGACTGTCAAAACATCTTCTTTTACACACTGCACTGTGGTCCTGTCTGTGGACGTAGACATcctgtacgtacacacacacatacacacaacacagacagacacacgcgcacacgcactcaaacactcatacacgcacacaaaaaaagTCCACAGAACCACCTATTATTTCATGCTCTTCCTTCCTTTTAACCTATTGTGCTTCACTGTACAGTTATGGGAATTTGATGATGTGCTGTCATGCGCTGTATCCTCAATATACATTTTGGCTCTGTTTTAGAAAACCCTCCATGTGGTGTCAAGGATAAcaatgggagtgttttggagggTTACCGTAAGAGagtctctttaaaaaaaaaaaacggacacTCTCCAAAAAATACATTTGCTTTTGCCGGTTGCTGTGTTTGAAGCACTCCGGGAAAGCAAAAAGCACTCAGAGAATAGAGTCTCCAAACACGTCGATAAGGCAGCCAATCTATCCCCTGCTGAACTGCCATCAATGGATGCATGCTAACAGGAGAGCCAGGGAGCGAACGCCACGGCCTATGAAGCAGATCAACACTTTATTCATTCACCTTTAAGTGAATTTTCAGTTTGACTTGATCGCAAACATGCAGATACCTAATCACAGCTGCACATGAAACAAAAGATGTGACTGAAATACCAAAACTGAGAAAGTATTTTAATAATATGTCCTACCCAGGACCAATAGAATTCTGTAAAGATTTTTTGGCGCCCACACAGCACCTCTCAAAGTCCTTGGTTTACTTCATTAACTATATTGGATTTTCAGTAGCTTCAAGGGATACATTAATAGAGAATGTCCTGTAGAAGACTCATGTTGgatgtaaatatgtattcaatatatttaaaaaaaaaacaaaacagggaAATTAGAAAAACAGTGGGCACACATTAGTAGTCAAGAGGTAAACCTACCCTGTCTTGGCAAAATTGGTCCAGTAAGTCATAACCACTGCACTCAGCATCACATCGTTCTTGGAGAAGTTGCAGTTGAAGAGGTCAGTGGGGCCAATCATGGGGACCCCGAACACATAGGGCACCTCATCTCCGTGGGCCGAGTCAGCCCAGCTGGGCTTCATGTCGCTCTGGCAGTGGTGGTAGAAGGCGTAGAAGTAGGTGGGCGAGCCATACTGGGCGTGAAGGTCAGCTGTGGCCACTGCCGGCGCCACCCACTGATGGTCAGTGAAGAGAGCCACCAGGGTCTTCCTCCGGGTCTCGGGATTCTCCTTGTCGGCCCAGTCCGTGTACATGAACTTGATGGTCTCCCGTAGTGTGTCCTTGCCCTCCGGGTAGCCGTACAGATGGTCCACAAAGTCGGACACGGCAAAGTCAAAGTCGTTGGCAGACACGCCATCCTCGCTGTCCACAATGCCATCCACAAACTTGAAGCCCTCGCCCTGGTTGACACCCAGCATGATGTCATAGTTAAGGAACTCACCCTGCTCCATCAGGATCTGGGGGTCGTCGGGAATGACGTCGCCGTCGATGACAGGCCCGAAGGCGATGTGGTATTTAGCTGGGCTGATGTATTGCTCGATGAGCTCTTTGTAGTTCTTGTTCTGCAGGCATTCCACCAGGTCGATTGTGTCCAGCATGTTGCAGCCCACCCTCTCTGCCAGCGCACGTGTGTATTTGGCAGGCTGGTAGTTGACAGCCCAGCTGGACAAAGCTGTGCCACTCTGGATGATGGCTTTCTGGAACAGATCTGTTAGGGAAAACTGAATTTAGAATCATACATCCTATAGGTAACCTGGTCAATCATTTGTCATCAGATTAGATACAGAAAGaactgcatgtgtatgtattttttgggggaaaaacaATACATATTTGATATGATTTACAATTATGGAGATGCAGctaagcagtaaaaaaaaaatcatggaCTGGTGGGAAATACTTGCACTGGATGAATATCACTGTGTCAATGTTTTGAATATCATAAACCGCTAAAACAATAGAAATTACACAAATCATTTAAGTCATCTTCATGATGACATTTAACAAAGTGATTCAGAATATGGGCACTGTAAACAGATCGTGAATGAATGAAACCTaaataaaagtattttattCGGCAACGAGGCCCGTAGGCCATTTTACATGCTGGATTTTGGAGTGCCGCTTCAAGATCTGCCACTCTGCAAATAGGCCACAACGCACTAGGAACACCGCTTATATGTTTGTTCTATTTATACTGTCGCACAGACAGTGGTGACTCAACGAGGACGACTTGAAAAGTATGTTCCAAGCGGGAAAGACATCTCCCGCAAGGCCTAGTTAGCAGAACAGTTCTTTTTCCCCATGCTATTTCCATGAAGAGTATCAGTTAAAGCCTGACTGCGATGTTAATTTAAACATggtgtgtctgcctctgtgcTTTACCTCAGCCTGCTCAGTCAGGCGCAGCAGAGGGagggtgaaacacacacaggatgttggactGAGGAAGAACAAGAGGATCTCCCTAAAAGGGCTGATAAAGGGGATTCAGTGACTAGCAGGCCATGTCCACTTTAACCACAAACACCAGTCAATGGAGCCCTAAAACGGGGTTGAGCTACCAAGGACAAGAGGCTACTGAAGAAGGTTCCTGAAGTTGTTATCGGTTCATTTTCTATACCGTCAGTGAGCTCACTCCAAAAAGCTCTAGAACAGTTCCAAATGGCTGAAATAGAGGACTTGGGCCGATGGGAATCATTTCCTCATGACGGATACAACAACAGGAAACACTGTAGGATTGATGGTATAATGTTGAATTGGAGTCTAAGCACAACCATGAGTGGTTTGCTCTGCTTTTAGTCAAGTCTGGTTTTGTCCATCAAAGCTAGCAGTGTCCACCCTGAGGCTCCTCTACGCATGGACAGAGACATTAAGTCCATTGAAGACTACAAGGCGCTTCAGTTTCTTGCTAAATTAATGCTGATTTATGTGAACTGAAATAAAGTCTGAACTtcactaaataaatacaaatatctgTTTAGGATCCATCATTGATTCTGTCCAACACTTattcatttcattcatttagcagacacttttatccaaagtgacttccaagagagagctttacaaaaaagtAGACTTCTTTGGGGAAGGTAATTTTCACCGCCATTTACCTTGTAAAAAATCAGTTGTGTATGACTTTCATTTGTCTTCCTTTGTCTATACTGTGCAATGGGCTGAGGCAAATCAAAGCGAGAACTGTCTGTTATTTACCAGGATGACCTTCGGAAGAACATTTTTAGAATTCTGCTTTCAATGATGAAAAACAACCACATGTAAATGTGGGATGGTGTTGTTGTATCAATCCTGATATCCACCCACCACTTTCCTCCAGCTGGTCACACAAATATCTAGTGACTGGGGCATTATTttatgcttggctggacctgtgCACACACTCTGCTTGTTATCTCTTTGACTGGAACATGTGGCGATGAAATGTGACGCTACATGAAATCTCTGAAAAGTCAGGGCGGTGTAACCTGACTCTCTCAATAATTCACGGCTCACAGTGAAAGAAATACCCCTGTTTGCTCTTGTTTACTACACAGTCTGCTGTCTGATAGCTACTAAATCAAAGCAATGAAAAATCCCATGACAGTCCTTTCCACCTGGGTTTTTGTTCTATTCTGAATAACAATCGACATTTAATGGGTTTTGATGGTTTAACAGGAATTTGATAAACGACCGTGTATATCATTTCATGTCTTGGCAAAAATTCTACTTTATAGATTCATAGACTGACTAGTAATCTCTCAACCTTCTGACATCTACTAACTCTATATAATGATGACAAATTGAAATACGTTTGGGTTTTACTCCAACATACCTTCTGAGTAGTGGGAGAGAGTCAGCAAGCTCACACAGGAAGCTCCAGCTCCAGAACCAAATATGGTCACTCTCTTGGGATCCCCTTTGAAGGCCTGGATGTTCTCTTTGATCCACCTCAGGGCTTGAATTTGATCCAGCAGTCCGTAGTTGCCCTTTGCTGCTTGGTCTCCTGTGCTTAAAAACCCTGAGTCGAAAACACAAAAAGAAGAGAATAGAATCAATGGACTTTCCTGATCACATCTGAGGCATCCTGCCATTGGTTGGTGATACAAAATATGAACTTGGAAATATAGATTTTTGGCATACCCCATTTGGCACATTCTGCTCAGAACGAATATTTAAACAAATTGTATATACATAAAATCAAGACGTAGGGAAAATATGTGGGACAATTAAGAGTGTTACTTAGTTCATTAATTGCTCATTCATTGCTCCAATTTCCTATATTGTGACGCAGGTCTACAGTCTTATGCTAACCTACAATCCATAGGCTGCATGGGAGATGGGTTCCAGGGACTGTGTGAGGTCTCTCAGACAAGCATGTGAACAGACGCCCAATCAGAAGCATGTTAACAAATGAGCGGAAGTGTACTGTTAAAAGACATTAGCTTGAGGGGCCTGGAAGGGTTGACAGAAACTCAGCCTCGCCAGACCTTGGATCTCAATGCTCAGTGCCCAGATACTGGCAGTGCCACCACACTCTGTGCCACCAGAGACttgagacagagacaaacaatACAAATGGAATGAGCGGATGAAGacttgaggaggagaggtgccTTGTGGCTCTTTGATAGAGAGCCAATCCCTTTTTTGCCACGGTGAGGTGGAAGTGGATGACAGAGGGGCAGAATGGAT
It encodes:
- the nlgn4xa gene encoding neuroligin 4 X-linked a — protein: MVYIHGGSYMEGTGNMIDGSILASYGNVIVITINYRLGVLGFLSTGDQAAKGNYGLLDQIQALRWIKENIQAFKGDPKRVTIFGSGAGASCVSLLTLSHYSEDLFQKAIIQSGTALSSWAVNYQPAKYTRALAERVGCNMLDTIDLVECLQNKNYKELIEQYISPAKYHIAFGPVIDGDVIPDDPQILMEQGEFLNYDIMLGVNQGEGFKFVDGIVDSEDGVSANDFDFAVSDFVDHLYGYPEGKDTLRETIKFMYTDWADKENPETRRKTLVALFTDHQWVAPAVATADLHAQYGSPTYFYAFYHHCQSDMKPSWADSAHGDEVPYVFGVPMIGPTDLFNCNFSKNDVMLSAVVMTYWTNFAKTGDPNQPVPQDTKFIHTKPNRFEEVAWSKYNPKDQLYLHIGLKPRVRDHYRATKVAFWLELVPHLHNINELFQYVSTTTKIPPQDTTPFPYTKRFPGKTWPSTTRHPGVPPANTKQTTDQRKGGDLTDESAVVIETKRDYSTELSVTIAVGASLLFLNILAFAALYYKKDKRRHESNRRGPSPQRNSTPAIAASNANDVSHLQNEELMSLQMKQQQLEHEHHHECEALQTQDTLRLTCPPDYTLTLRRSPDDIPLMTPSTITMIPNSLAGMQPLHNFNTFGGSQNSTNLPHGHSTTRV